A region of the Bacillus sp. NP247 genome:
ACAACTCATCTCGCTTTTTACCGTTAATATATACCACATCGTTTCTTAATTGTATGTTATCCCCTGGTAATCCAATAATTCGTTTCACGTAGTATGTAGGCTCGTCTTCTTTTTTTATTATTACAACATCACCATGATGAAAAGAAGAAAAATAGACACTAGCCTTATTAACTAGTATGCGATTATTTTCATTCAAAGTAGGTTGCATCGAAATTCCTTCTACCATACAAAATAAAAATGACTTATTAATAATAATAATTCCTATTATTATTAAAATATAGCTACATATTTTTCTCCAATCTTTTAGAATCAATTGCTTCATATATACCTCATTTCTAATCTATTCGTATGTAAAAACGTCTCTAGTCCATATAAATGCTAGAGACGTTTCGTATATTTTAATTCTCTTTAGAGTCATCTATTTTAGGTGCTTCGCCAGTTAATCGCTTATTTTTTAAATCAAAATAAGCATCTAAAACTTCTTTTCCAATATCAGAGTTAATACCAGACTTATCATTTATAACCCATGGTACTACAACAGAAAATGCTACTTCTGGATCATCATATGGCGCATATCCTGCTAATGTTAAATTATAGCATTCTCTACGATCGCCTTTCTCATTTCTCCCAATATCACTTTCTCCACCGTATACAGTCTGTGCAGTTCCTGTTTTGCCAGCTGGTTTATACGGTGCTTTTTGGAACGCCCTTACTCCCGTTCCATCCCCTTCTTGGAATACTTTCCTAAAGCCTTCTTTTACTTGATTGATATATTCTTCTTTCATATCAATTCTATTTAAAACAACGGGTTCTATTGATTGTACTACTTTACCGACCTCATCTTTTTGAACGGTTTGTTCTCTAATTTCTTGAAGAATTTGTGGTTTCATACGATACCCACCATTTGCAATAGTAGAAATATATTGTGCAAGCTGAAGTGGTGTATACGTATCATACTGACCAATGGAAAAGTCTAATAAGAAACCAGGTTGATTATCTTTTCTCCCTATTTGTCCAGCTGTTTCATTCGGTAAATCAATGCCCGTTGGAAC
Encoded here:
- the lepB gene encoding signal peptidase I, whose protein sequence is MKQLILKDWRKICSYILIIIGIIIINKSFLFCMVEGISMQPTLNENNRILVNKASVYFSSFHHGDVVIIKKEDEPTYYVKRIIGLPGDNIQLRNDVVYINGKKRDELYIQLDMSQVSNRFSNFREMKVPSHKLFVLGDNRNHSKDSRNTLGLINESHVIGKVKMVYYPFDQIKWLK